In Mycetocola spongiae, the genomic stretch AACTCATTGGGAGAGTGCGGGTCGATGGACAGCAGGCGGATGGCCTCGGCATCCCGGGACTTCTGTGCCCAGGCCTGGGCCCAGGACAGGAAGAAGCGCTGGGCGCCCGTGAGGTCATCGATGATGGCGGGGTCGCGGCCCTCCAGCGAGAGCACATAGGCGTCCCAGGCGATGGATAGCCCGCCGAGGTCGCCGATATTTTCGCCGATCGTGAGGGCGCCGTTGACGTGGTGATCGGGCACCTGTGCGGGCGCGAGGGCGTTGTACTGCTCGATGAGCGAGGCAGTGCGCTCCTCGAAGGCCGCACGATCGGCCTCGGTCCACCAGTCGGTGAGCTTGCCATCGCCGTCATAGCGCGAGCCCTGATCGTCGAAGCCGTGCCCAATCTCGTGGCCGATAACGGCACCGATCGCGCCGTAATTGGCCGCGGCATCGCGCTTCGGATCGAAGAACGGATACTGCAGGATGGCCGCGGGGAACACGATTTCGTTAAACCCGGGGTTGTAATAGGCGTTGATGGTCTGCGGGGTCATGAACCACTCGCTGCGGTCGATGGGCTTGCCGATCTTGGCAAGCTCGCGATCAAACTCAAATGCGGCACCCGCACGAATATTGGCGATGAGGTCATCGGGGGACACCGCAAGCGCGGAATAATCGCGCCAGACATCGGGGAAACCGATCTTCGGGGTGAATTTTTCGAGCTTCTCCAGCGCGCGCTCGCGCGTCTCGGCGCTCATCCACTCGAGGGTGCGGATGGAGCGGCGATAGGCCTCCACCAGATTGGCCACCAGCACGTCCATCTGTGCCTTGGACTCCAGCGGGAAGTGACGCTCCACATAGACCTTGCCTACGGCCTCGCCGAGCAGGCCCTCCACGAGCGAGACACCACGCTTCCAGCGCTCGCGGTTATCGGGCACACCGGACAGGGTGCGGCCATAAAAATCGAAGTTTTCCTCGACCATATCGGCGCCCAGATACGCGGCCGAGCCGTGTACGATCTTCCAGCGCAGCCAGTCTTTCCAGGCCTCCAGCTCGGGCTCCACGAGTAGCCCGGCGATGCCGGCAAAATAGCTGGGCTGGCGCACCACAAGCTCCTCGAAGGCGCCGGCGGGGGCACCCAGGCCCGCGAGCCAGGTATCAAGAAGCGCGGGGTCTCCGGCCGAGGCAAACTCGGCGCGGGCCTCGGCCCAGGTGAAGAGGTTGTACTGGGCCTGGCTATCGCGCGCCGCCACGTTATCCCAGTGCAGCGCGGCGATGCGGGTTTCCAGGTCAAATACGCGGCGGGCACGACCGGCGGCATCGTCGAGGCCCGCGAGGCCCAGGAG encodes the following:
- a CDS encoding M13 family metallopeptidase, encoding MSESSLASGIAVSDLDRAVRAQDDLYRHVNGAWLERTEIPADKARWGSFSLLAEEAEAAVRDIIVESQHAEPGTEARKIGDLYSSYMDSAHIESLGATPLEPTLALVDAVSDISAFVRTAASLDRAGVGGFFGVWVDNDPGNPERYLVMMQQSGITLPDESYFREEKFADIREAYLGHIQNLLGLAGLDDAAGRARRVFDLETRIAALHWDNVAARDSQAQYNLFTWAEARAEFASAGDPALLDTWLAGLGAPAGAFEELVVRQPSYFAGIAGLLVEPELEAWKDWLRWKIVHGSAAYLGADMVEENFDFYGRTLSGVPDNRERWKRGVSLVEGLLGEAVGKVYVERHFPLESKAQMDVLVANLVEAYRRSIRTLEWMSAETRERALEKLEKFTPKIGFPDVWRDYSALAVSPDDLIANIRAGAAFEFDRELAKIGKPIDRSEWFMTPQTINAYYNPGFNEIVFPAAILQYPFFDPKRDAAANYGAIGAVIGHEIGHGFDDQGSRYDGDGKLTDWWTEADRAAFEERTASLIEQYNALAPAQVPDHHVNGALTIGENIGDLGGLSIAWDAYVLSLEGRDPAIIDDLTGAQRFFLSWAQAWAQKSRDAEAIRLLSIDPHSPNEFRCNQIVRNIDEFYQAFNVHEGDALWLAPEQRVTIW